The Mastomys coucha isolate ucsf_1 unplaced genomic scaffold, UCSF_Mcou_1 pScaffold3, whole genome shotgun sequence DNA window TATTTGAGTGGCTATATTGACCCAAGTTTCTTTACCCAAACCCATATTATATTGAATGACAGAACTGAATGTAATTATGAGTTTTAACATGATCATCAACTCACCATCTATGACCATTTTCCCTATACTTAACATGAGCTACTTTCCACACTTGGCTCTCCTGTCTGAGAAGACCTAagtgactgttttttttttttttatgtttcagaATGTTATCAACATAGCTGATCATATCCTGGATTCAGCCTCCATAACGAACTGGACAATTTTATTACAAAACGCAAAGGACGCCAGCTCCCAACTACTAGAGACCTTGGAAAACATCAGCACTCTCATCCCTTCCATGGCTCTGCCTCTTAATTTTTCTGGAAAATTCATTGTCTGGAAAGGGATTCCAGTGACCCAAATCCAGAGCACACAGGGCTACAACTATCAGATCGAAATGAAACAACCAAATGCCCCTCTGCCTATCCGGGGTCACGTGTTTATTGAACCAGGTCAATTCCAGAAATCGCATCCAAAGACTGTTATCAGCATGGCCTCAATGACCTTTGGGAACATTCTACCAGTTACCCAGAGAGGAAATGCACGGGTCAATGGTCCTGTGATAGCCACACTTATTCCGAACTCTTCCGTCAGTGAAATTTTCCTGAACTTTTCCAAAATAAATGGAAACCTGAGCCAGCCTCACTGTGTGTTTTGGGATTTTAGCCAGTTGCAATGGAGCAATGCGGGCTGCCAACTAGTTAATGAAACTCCAGACACAGTACTGTGCCGATGTAGTCATCTGACCTCCTTCTCCATGCTAATGTCACCCTCTGTTCCCTCTTCAGTTGTCCCTGTAGTAAAATGGATCACGTACATAGGGCTGGGCATCTCCATTGCAAGTCTCATCTTATGCCTGATCATTGAGTCTCTGTTTTGGAAACAGACCAAGAGAAGCCAAACCTCCTACACACGAAACATTTGCCTGGTGAACATCGCCCTGTCACTCCTAATTGCTGATGTTTGGTTTATCGTTGCTGCCACTATGGGCACCTCTGTGAGCCCTTCTGGAgtctgtgtggctgctgtgttCTTTACCCACTTCTTCTACCTTGCCGCGTTCTTCTGGATGCTCGCGCTGGGCATCCTGCTAGCGTATCGAATCATCCTCGTGTTTCATCACATGGCTGTGACTACCATGGTGGCTATTGGCTTCTGCCTAGGCTATGGGTGCCCTCTCCTTATATCCATTATCACCCTTGCTGTCACCCAACCTAGCAATAGTTACAGAAGGAACGATGTGTGTTGGCTTAACTGGTCTGACAAGAGCAAACCTCTCTTGGCATTCGTTGTTCCCGCGTTGACTATTGTGGCTGTGAacttggtggtggtgctgctggtcCTTAGGAAGCTCTGGAGGCCAGCGGTTGGAGAAAGAGTGAATCAGGATGACAAAGCCACTGCCATCCGCATTGGAAGGAGCCTCCTCGTGCTGACCCCACTGCTAGGGCTGACCTGGGGCTTTGGCATAGGAACAATGGCGGACAGCCAGGAACCTGCTTGGCATGTTCTTTTTGCTTTACTCAATGCTTTTCAGGTAAGAACAATAAACATATGTATTGCATACTCTTGTCACTGGAATAAGTACAGAGAACTAGGGTTTGTGGATGAAGATGGCTTCATTTCCTTGGCTCCAACAAGTTTATAACACAAAGTGCATCGAGACAACGAGAAGACACACCCATCCTTTTTCCCCAGAAGTTTACATCAT harbors:
- the Adgrf1 gene encoding adhesion G-protein coupled receptor F1 isoform X1, with the translated sequence MLHQCLDVQNVVTSLRDIPGTLSRAGWLLSDFPHRRVPSNIFSLPPVREYEVLLQMTYKDPEEKKELKRFLKLLKSGSPSLRGPSKIIGVKATTYCRSRKGFLECACEDNYMWFPPSCLDPQSCYLHTTGLLPSCNCPLRGLRKSVNFCERAKVWGTFEIDENFPEDLWNSSSNIYAYYRTGIENQLKEAYRRVHGFESVQVTQFRKGSIVVGYEVTGSTSPAELLSAIEQEAEKAQVALRRQFPVKYGSFRVFGKAQCNSISFGFGSENDEYTLPCSSGFAGSMTVRCQSSGWHITRESCVLSQLEELKKELSMIAGKITEAGVASLVQNLSTIILHSPSTTVGNLGSVVSLLSNISSLSLANSLTVSNLTLTNVINIADHILDSASITNWTILLQNAKDASSQLLETLENISTLIPSMALPLNFSGKFIVWKGIPVTQIQSTQGYNYQIEMKQPNAPLPIRGHVFIEPGQFQKSHPKTVISMASMTFGNILPVTQRGNARVNGPVIATLIPNSSVSEIFLNFSKINGNLSQPHCVFWDFSQLQWSNAGCQLVNETPDTVLCRCSHLTSFSMLMSPSVPSSVVPVVKWITYIGLGISIASLILCLIIESLFWKQTKRSQTSYTRNICLVNIALSLLIADVWFIVAATMGTSVSPSGVCVAAVFFTHFFYLAAFFWMLALGILLAYRIILVFHHMAVTTMVAIGFCLGYGCPLLISIITLAVTQPSNSYRRNDVCWLNWSDKSKPLLAFVVPALTIVAVNLVVVLLVLRKLWRPAVGERVNQDDKATAIRIGRSLLVLTPLLGLTWGFGIGTMADSQEPAWHVLFALLNAFQGFFIFCFGILLDNKMRQLLSNKLTPLSSWKQTSKQNSSDIVTKPKCLRPFNILQHRGMYAFSHTHTGDSSSDITLTQFLSTE
- the Adgrf1 gene encoding adhesion G-protein coupled receptor F1 isoform X3, translated to MTYKDPEEKKELKRFLKLLKSGSPSLRGPSKIIGVKATTYCRSRKGFLECACEDNYMWFPPSCLDPQSCYLHTTGLLPSCNCPLRGLRKSVNFCERAKVWGTFEIDENFPEDLWNSSSNIYAYYRTGIENQLKEAYRRVHGFESVQVTQFRKGSIVVGYEVTGSTSPAELLSAIEQEAEKAQVALRRQFPVKYGSFRVFGKAQCNSISFGFGSENDEYTLPCSSGFAGSMTVRCQSSGWHITRESCVLSQLEELKKELSMIAGKITEAGVASLVQNLSTIILHSPSTTVGNLGSVVSLLSNISSLSLANSLTVSNLTLTNVINIADHILDSASITNWTILLQNAKDASSQLLETLENISTLIPSMALPLNFSGKFIVWKGIPVTQIQSTQGYNYQIEMKQPNAPLPIRGHVFIEPGQFQKSHPKTVISMASMTFGNILPVTQRGNARVNGPVIATLIPNSSVSEIFLNFSKINGNLSQPHCVFWDFSQLQWSNAGCQLVNETPDTVLCRCSHLTSFSMLMSPSVPSSVVPVVKWITYIGLGISIASLILCLIIESLFWKQTKRSQTSYTRNICLVNIALSLLIADVWFIVAATMGTSVSPSGVCVAAVFFTHFFYLAAFFWMLALGILLAYRIILVFHHMAVTTMVAIGFCLGYGCPLLISIITLAVTQPSNSYRRNDVCWLNWSDKSKPLLAFVVPALTIVAVNLVVVLLVLRKLWRPAVGERVNQDDKATAIRIGRSLLVLTPLLGLTWGFGIGTMADSQEPAWHVLFALLNAFQGFFIFCFGILLDNKMRQLLSNKLTPLSSWKQTSKQNSSDIVTKPKCLRPFNILQHRGMYAFSHTHTGDSSSDITLTQFLSTE
- the Adgrf1 gene encoding adhesion G-protein coupled receptor F1 isoform X2 — its product is MRVGLLWLIPLFTLTGGFLQKKNDGRRTKGDVSVVEKRHPVREYEVLLQMTYKDPEEKKELKRFLKLLKSGSPSLRGPSKIIGVKATTYCRSRKGFLECACEDNYMWFPPSCLDPQSCYLHTTGLLPSCNCPLRGLRKSVNFCERAKVWGTFEIDENFPEDLWNSSSNIYAYYRTGIENQLKEAYRRVHGFESVQVTQFRKGSIVVGYEVTGSTSPAELLSAIEQEAEKAQVALRRQFPVKYGSFRVFGKAQCNSISFGFGSENDEYTLPCSSGFAGSMTVRCQSSGWHITRESCVLSQLEELKKELSMIAGKITEAGVASLVQNLSTIILHSPSTTVGNLGSVVSLLSNISSLSLANSLTVSNLTLTNVINIADHILDSASITNWTILLQNAKDASSQLLETLENISTLIPSMALPLNFSGKFIVWKGIPVTQIQSTQGYNYQIEMKQPNAPLPIRGHVFIEPGQFQKSHPKTVISMASMTFGNILPVTQRGNARVNGPVIATLIPNSSVSEIFLNFSKINGNLSQPHCVFWDFSQLQWSNAGCQLVNETPDTVLCRCSHLTSFSMLMSPSVPSSVVPVVKWITYIGLGISIASLILCLIIESLFWKQTKRSQTSYTRNICLVNIALSLLIADVWFIVAATMGTSVSPSGVCVAAVFFTHFFYLAAFFWMLALGILLAYRIILVFHHMAVTTMVAIGFCLGYGCPLLISIITLAVTQPSNSYRRNDVCWLNWSDKSKPLLAFVVPALTIVAVNLVVVLLVLRKLWRPAVGERVNQDDKATAIRIGRSLLVLTPLLGLTWGFGIGTMADSQEPAWHVLFALLNAFQGFFIFCFGILLDNKMRQLLSNKLTPLSSWKQTSKQNSSDIVTKPKCLRPFNILQHRGMYAFSHTHTGDSSSDITLTQFLSTE